The Coffea arabica cultivar ET-39 chromosome 10e, Coffea Arabica ET-39 HiFi, whole genome shotgun sequence region AGACCCTGCTGCTTGATGTATGTCATcattgttttatttcattttcaggATCTTGTGACGATTCTATTCCCTGAAACTTTGCTCTTGTATGTCATTTTTGTCCTTAGAAAGAGGAGTTCGGTGACTTGTTTAGTGACCATAATCGAGACTGTTTACTCTCTAATTACTATCTCCATCCTAATCTAGACATCTCTCTAGCCGAAAACGAGTTTCTATATAGAGTTGTAGTAATAAGAAGAAAGTGAGTAATATTCGAAGCCCAAATATCCTACTTTTATAACTAGTGAGCAAGATGTCTGGCTGAAATCTCTACCACTGGTCAGATTTGCAGTTTAAAATTTTGGAAGTTTGATTTAATAATACAGTATATactatagacacacacacaaacTATATACTCACTACTGTTTTTTCAGATGCAAACAGAATCCAATTTAACTAAATAAATGACGGGTGCAAATAGTAGTGAGTACAACTTACCGCCCGCCTATTGTATTAACTGCACGGTGAAAAACTCGGCTCCATAAGATGAGTGCGCTGATTGTGATCATAATTATTAAACCCGGCCGGGGAAGAACTCGACGACGgaggtgggtcaacgggttaCTAGTTCAATTAATGGGtcattatatatatttaaatattatattttataattttttatgcTATAATAAATATTCAGTTACTTTAATTTATTATAGattcattaatttttataagaattaacaacctaaatttaattagtaatccaccaaatttcaagtataaaattttatctaagtgtaattatttagtttatttatgaattttaagtgcaaaagttTATTAAGAATAATATTTGCCATTAAAATGATttgtgtaatatgttatttttaagTCAATTTCATAATTTATAGAGTTCAGGGAATAATAAAAATGTTATTAaaagatttcaaataaattttgttttggggaaataaaataagaataagactctaatatataatataagagCAAAGTAACTAATAATGGTTGTCTTCTTCTTTGCATGAGGTCACGCGTTCGAATCTCCATTCTAGCAGTGTTTACAAAATTTTTCCGTAGATCGGGTTTTTCATAAAATCGACCGATTCAATCGAGTTAATCAGTTCAATCGCTGATCCGTTGAAAAGCCAACGGGTTCAATACAAAAACGATCTTCTTAAGAACCTGGCCTGGTTTCATGACCGATTCATCGGATTGGTCGGTTGAATTGTCGGATcggatttaataactatgattGTGATAGACTTTATGGAATAGTAATAGATATAGTCCTCCACCAATAATCACATGCGACAACCACTATAGAGCCTTAGACAAAGTCCAATGAATGCAAGGTAAGGTAAGACTTAAGAGTGGTAGACTCttccttcaaatttaaaaaaaaaaaaaagaaaaaaaagggtaagGTAGACTCAGATGGGGGGCAGGGGTTTTGGCTGAGGGGTATAAACAACATTTGTGTAGTTCTCCGTACGTACAGTGAATCAGTGATAGGACTGTTAATTGGCCCTTGTCATCCGCCCCCGTATTCTTCTTCTTTCTGTGTTAATTGGCGAATAGTCTCCAACATAGAATGCGGTCATCATCAGAAGATGGACAATCGCGGTAGTAGCACAACCAGTACCAAGACGAAGGATAACATTAACACCACGGTTCAAATCTCAGCTCCAACCTCAAAGTCATCTTCTTCTATTCCGACCTCATCTCCCATTCCGATAGCCCCAGCCCCAGCCCCTCCCAGCAGCTGCAACAGTAAGTATTCCATGGAAGAAGTCTGGAAAGATATCTGTCCCTCTGCTCTCCTCCACCATCCCACCAGTACCTCTTCCTCCGCTGCTGCCCTCGAGGGTATTGTTTTCCAGGAGTTCTTGTCCCGACCTTCAAGGGCGCAGTATGACTCGACTAGTcgccatcatcatcatcatcctggCCGCCAGTCTTCTTTAGAAAGCATCGACAGAGGCTCCTTTGGTTCCCACTCCCAGGGACAGCCAGCTCCGGCGGCGACTGCATCAATCACTCTGAGCTTGAACTCAACGAGGCCACCACcctcttcttcattttctcttCCTCTGGACCATGATCTTGATGCCGATGCCAATTTGAACCCTCCCACCGTCGAGTTTTCTATCTTGCCTGAGAAAAgggcatctcaagatgaagacaCTTGTCACCGGAACAAGCGTATGATCAAGAATAGAGAGTCAGCTGCCAGGTCCAGGGCTAGAAAACAGGTTAGCTTAATCCATTTGTTGTCCCTTGCCTTGAAAGCATCATCAAgttgtagtattttttttttttaccacatACATAGCCATGCTTAGTTGCTTAATTAATTAGCAGTCGTCGTTTGATACTTGCTTTGTTTCTGTTTTGATTTTCTGGTAAAACGGGGAAGTGGGAGAGGGGTAGAAAGACTTCTTCGAACTTGTTTCGGCTTGTTCTTAAGCACTGCTCACGGCCGTTGGGCTAATCAGAACGAGACCAAGgtcttttttgaaaaaatgtcaATGATGGGGAATACCTGGCAGTGGCATGATGTTCATTGATTGATTAGTTGCTGAAGTTGGCCTTGTTGGATTGCATCATCTCAAGTTGATATCCATTAACTTATTATCTTATTTCTTACAGAATCCTAACCTTGGCTTTGGCCTCAGaatcaagaaggagaagaagaagaagaagaagaagaaggaaaaaaaaaaaattctttattaAGTAGTAGATGTAGTAGAGTATTTCTTTGCCTATTCAATTTTATTGTTTGAACTTTGGGTTGGACTTGGGGAGGCTCTAAACTGGGGTATGCTTAATTAGCAGGCTTACACCAGCGAGTTGGAGATTAAAGTCGCACGTTTAATGGAGGAAAATGCTAAGCTTAGAAGGCAACAACAAGAGAAGGTAAAGCACATATAATCGGGAAACACCAGAGGAAGGTTTCGTATCTTCTCTTTAATTTCCTTATCTAGTCCGGTCTTACTTTGCCAAAGTAATACTAATAATGGCAGTGGTACAAGGTTTTGCAGACAAAAAAGTACTGCTGCTAAATGCTAATGTATAGTTGGTTTTAAAGGGGGGAGTGGGCATCATCCCATTCCCGGCTTATACACAACAATTGCTTTACTATTgccatttttgttttttcttgtgCAGCACTGTCTGCAGCAGGCTCCTGCCCCGTTTCCAAAAAAGCAAATGCTGTGCCGAACCTTAACAGCCCCATTTTAAGAAGTCTCCATGTCGCGCAATTTTACGTTTCTGTCCTTGGTAATTTCTATGCTATTACCACTTCTgtatttacttttctttttttttttttctgggtcaaAACTTCTGTATTTACTTGCTTTTTGTGGATTTGTAGTTTGATGATGCGAGTGACCTCTGGCTTTGCTATCTTCTGTTCAGTTGACTAATCTCTCTGTGTTAGCTAGCTAGCTAGcgtgtaatatatatatataaaaagggtGAAAGAGATTTGCTGCAACTGGTTGGGCCTCGGAACCCCAAACCCTTACTCGTTTATaagccaaagaagaaaaaagaaagaatggaaAAAAGGAAGAGGGCGTGAGTGAGTAAAGGCAGGGGAGACTGGTGGGCGTCCTTTGTACAGTGCTCGCATCTTTTCTTGGTTGTCTTTAGTGCAACTTGTGCTAGTTTTATTCCCCCGATGAGATGGTACCACCTTTACGGAATGTTACCGCCCCCAACccaaaagaagggaaaagtCCACCACCACTAGTTTACTAAGCTTTTCCGTGGAGGGGCGGGTCTCAATCGGATTGGTGGAACAGTCGCCCAACTGCTTGCCATAATAAATGCTTGAATTCTATTCGCTGCACACACGAAATTTATTAATTTCTCATTAGATTTCTAAAAATGTCTAAAAGTTGagagccccaaaaaaaaaaaaaaaaaaaaattctaagatACAAGAGAATACGGAGAATTATAAGAAAGGGTAAATTTTGTTGAAAAGTCAGTAGTACCCACCGGTATTTGTTTCTAAGATACTACTTAAATGTTGTTGTTGATGCATGATAATGAGATTACGCTATTTTTGGAGGGGACCTGACCTCTTTTACGTTAAGACAGGACGTTTATGTCTTGTGCTGGCTGGGGCCCCCTTGGCTTTCTGCTTCGCCTGGACAAAGAGTAATGATGAATGATAAAAGATCTTGGGAAACTAGTTTCTCCATTTTTGTTACCAGACGTCTCCCTGTCTCCTTACTTGATTTATCAATAACAATATATATCTCTCGGAACTCATTCCTTTCTAACCTCTAAGTACACTACTACTAGCTCAGAATTTTCGAGGCAGTCTCGACTTTTTACTCTTCTGTAATATAGTCCTTTCTCTGCAAGGAAATCGTACTGCACCGCCGAGTTCGGCTCATAAAGAATCTGATCCCTTGGCTAAAGAATCAGGAAACTTTAGGCGAGTCAAAGTAACTGAGTTACAGTTGATTTTTATAGATGTGATTTTTATATATGAAGGAATCGATTTCTTACCGAAGACGTGGCAAACAGCGATCCAAACAGCGTTTCTGTGTTTTGATTCCATTTCTTAGCTAAAAGCCGTGACGGATTAGTTTCTGGGGACGGCCACAGATAAATTTCGAGTGGCAACAGTGAAAAAGTAGTTCGGCCCCGTTAAGTCGTAATCGAACCTTAACAACTGCGTCCTGGGAAGTCACCCACAAAGACGATATTTGTACCAATCTCATTGGTGTCTTGCCATATCAGGTGTCATGGCAAGGGACTAGGGCCAAATTGTAGTTGAAAAAACCGTCGTTCGGGCCAATTTTGTTTCGTTTCCACAGTGACATGTCTCACATCGacaggaaaacaagaaaagaaaatcaattgTTTATAATAATGCTCAACCCATCGAATTattaataaatttgtttaattattttgaaCTCTAATTTCAACTCAAAATGTTATTGAATCACTCCATTGGGAATATTATAAATGATATCAAAGTAAATCTCGAGTGATCTCTGTATGGGGTCACTCTCGGGCCAAGTAATATTATGATTCCAACTGCGTCACATTTGATGGGGCCATCTTCATCTCTAAAACTTATGTAATTAAATAGTACTTTTTAGGATGTAAAGTCCTAAAAGTGAAAAGATAGGGGCATCTCGATTTCTAGGACTTACGAAATTAAGTGTCATGTTTTGGGACGCAAAGTTCTAAAAGTAGGAAGAGTGAAATATCCCATAatgatcagaaaaaaaaaaaaaaaaaagcaatggtTTGTAACATCCAGTCCATCAAGTTACTAATAATTTTGGATTAACCATTTCCAATCGGTGGTTTCATTTCAAAAGGTTATTAGGCTAGTGCATTAGGCGCGAGACATTACAAATGGTATCATAACAAATCTCACGTGGTACCTGCATGAGAAGAGTTTGGGGCCAAATATTATTATGATTTCCACCATGCAAGAAAGCACAAAAAACTAAGTGACATATTTGATAGGGGTCACTTCTAAAATTTACAGACATAATTGGATTGCAATGGGATTTACGAGAACGCAAAATTCCAAAGGTGTAGATAGTAAAATGTTCCACATCGATCAGGAAAAAGCAAAAGCAATGGTTTATAATGCTTGGTTCATCGCCTTATTAATAACTTTGCGTTAATCATTTTAAACACGTAGTTTCAACCGGAAAGGTTATTAGACTAGTCCATTGGGCGCGAGCGTTACACACAAGATGCAACTAACTCTATTCGAGATGTAACTCACTTTCAGCAATCTTAAAATATAGAACATAATTTGTGATCTCACATATGatgttaaaataaaattaatgtaCAAGATGTAATTTAAacctattatatatataattatatatatatatatatgtgtgtgtattaaACCAAATCATAAACCGTCAATCTTTCCAAATGGTTGTAGGTCCGGTTGCTACCTGCAGTCGTCCTTACCTGGCAAGACGCCGACAAAGAAGAGAAACACACTTGTACTAAGGAAAATTACACTTGTGCTAATAACGTATTGACAACAGAGCGTATTAGTGTTGTTGATTAAAGAATCCAACTACGACCACGATGAAGATTGGAACTTGGAAagaaatttttctacaaaataaTTTTACGTTTTTCTTgaatatatatttatctcatatatattaaattattttaatataattttttttaacaaaaacttcaaaaaataacTATGCAAATGGGAAGTTAGTGGCCGAGTGGCAGTTTATGATCCGACTCACTCGTGCTCGTATCACATTCTTTTGAGGAAATGTCCAAGTCTTGACTGTTCTGATTATTTTAGACGGTAGTAGAAGACTAGAAGTAGAACCAAGCA contains the following coding sequences:
- the LOC140004070 gene encoding uncharacterized protein isoform X4, which codes for MDNRGSSTTSTKTKDNINTTVQISAPTSKSSSSIPTSSPIPIAPAPAPPSSCNSKYSMEEVWKDICPSALLHHPTSTSSSAAALEGIVFQEFLSRPSRAQYDSTSRHHHHHPGRQSSLESIDRGSFGSHSQGQPAPAATASITLSLNSTRPPPSSSFSLPLDHDLDADANLNPPTVEFSILPEKRASQDEDTCHRNKRMIKNRESAARSRARKQAYTSELEIKVARLMEENAKLRRQQQEKVKHI
- the LOC140004070 gene encoding uncharacterized protein isoform X1, producing MDNRGSSTTSTKTKDNINTTVQISAPTSKSSSSIPTSSPIPIAPAPAPPSSCNSKYSMEEVWKDICPSALLHHPTSTSSSAAALEGIVFQEFLSRPSRAQYDSTSRHHHHHPGRQSSLESIDRGSFGSHSQGQPAPAATASITLSLNSTRPPPSSSFSLPLDHDLDADANLNPPTVEFSILPEKRASQDEDTCHRNKRMIKNRESAARSRARKQQAYTSELEIKVARLMEENAKLRRQQQEKHCLQQAPAPFPKKQMLCRTLTAPF
- the LOC140004070 gene encoding uncharacterized protein isoform X3; this translates as MDNRGSSTTSTKTKDNINTTVQISAPTSKSSSSIPTSSPIPIAPAPAPPSSCNSKYSMEEVWKDICPSALLHHPTSTSSSAAALEGIVFQEFLSRPSRAQYDSTSRHHHHHPGRQSSLESIDRGSFGSHSQGQPAPAATASITLSLNSTRPPPSSSFSLPLDHDLDADANLNPPTVEFSILPEKRASQDEDTCHRNKRMIKNRESAARSRARKQQAYTSELEIKVARLMEENAKLRRQQQEKVKHI
- the LOC140004070 gene encoding uncharacterized protein isoform X2; this translates as MDNRGSSTTSTKTKDNINTTVQISAPTSKSSSSIPTSSPIPIAPAPAPPSSCNSKYSMEEVWKDICPSALLHHPTSTSSSAAALEGIVFQEFLSRPSRAQYDSTSRHHHHHPGRQSSLESIDRGSFGSHSQGQPAPAATASITLSLNSTRPPPSSSFSLPLDHDLDADANLNPPTVEFSILPEKRASQDEDTCHRNKRMIKNRESAARSRARKQAYTSELEIKVARLMEENAKLRRQQQEKHCLQQAPAPFPKKQMLCRTLTAPF